In Propionicimonas paludicola, a single window of DNA contains:
- a CDS encoding DUF2752 domain-containing protein, with the protein MDPNQPGHYPSCPTYALTGWYCPGCGALRALHFLTVGNLEAAWAMNPAAVLAVPYLAVSWLLWARREITGRPRAFLAPGWLILSVGIGLVVYGVLRNVPGLEVLAPHRLS; encoded by the coding sequence GTGGACCCGAACCAGCCGGGCCATTACCCGTCCTGTCCGACCTATGCGCTCACCGGCTGGTACTGCCCCGGCTGCGGCGCACTGCGGGCGCTGCACTTCCTGACTGTCGGCAACCTCGAGGCAGCCTGGGCCATGAACCCCGCCGCGGTGCTGGCCGTGCCCTATCTGGCCGTGTCGTGGCTGCTGTGGGCCCGGCGGGAGATCACCGGACGGCCTCGCGCCTTCCTGGCCCCCGGCTGGCTAATCCTGTCCGTCGGGATCGGGTTGGTGGTCTACGGAGTGCTGCGAAACGTCCCGGGGCTGGAGGTGCTGGCTCCGCACCGCCTCAGCTGA
- a CDS encoding CD225/dispanin family protein, translating into MSQPTGPGQYGAQPPYQGAPPNNYLVWAILATVLCCLPLGVPAIVFSSQVNSKWAAGDAAGALEASNKAKQFSIWAAIAGIVVVVGYLIFLFALGGLALLQAGQS; encoded by the coding sequence GTGTCACAACCAACAGGACCGGGTCAGTACGGTGCTCAGCCGCCCTATCAAGGGGCTCCGCCGAACAACTATTTGGTCTGGGCGATCCTGGCGACGGTGCTCTGCTGTCTGCCACTGGGCGTCCCTGCGATCGTGTTCTCCTCGCAGGTGAACAGCAAGTGGGCAGCCGGTGATGCAGCCGGTGCGCTGGAGGCGTCGAACAAGGCCAAGCAGTTCTCGATCTGGGCCGCGATTGCCGGCATTGTCGTGGTGGTCGGCTACTTGATCTTCCTCTTCGCCCTCGGCGGCCTGGCCCTCCTGCAGGCCGGTCAGTCCTGA
- a CDS encoding SDR family oxidoreductase, translated as MKLAGATLLITGGGSGLGRQLARQSVARGAKVVLWDRNGAAAEQVAGELGASARWAQVDVTDTAAVGAAASEAGAVDVLINCAGVVTGKPLLEASEGEIRRTFEVNTLAGYWTTRALLPGMLERHSGLVVTIASAAGLVGVARQTDYAASKWAAIGFTESLRGELAGTGVGTLIVAPFYIDTGMFDGVKTRFPVLLPILKEAAAAGKILDAIERGRQQLIMPPMVRTVPWLRVLPVRAFDAVANFFGINHSMDEFRGRQS; from the coding sequence ATGAAGCTGGCCGGCGCGACGCTGCTGATCACCGGCGGCGGCAGTGGCCTGGGCCGCCAGCTGGCTCGGCAGAGCGTGGCTCGCGGGGCGAAGGTCGTGCTCTGGGATCGCAACGGTGCCGCCGCCGAGCAGGTGGCCGGCGAGCTCGGGGCGTCCGCACGGTGGGCGCAGGTGGATGTCACAGACACCGCCGCGGTGGGCGCGGCAGCGTCCGAGGCCGGTGCGGTGGACGTCCTGATCAACTGCGCCGGGGTGGTCACCGGCAAGCCGTTGCTCGAGGCGTCCGAGGGCGAGATCCGGCGGACGTTCGAGGTGAACACCCTGGCCGGCTACTGGACGACTCGCGCCCTTCTGCCCGGGATGCTGGAGCGTCACTCGGGACTGGTGGTGACCATCGCCAGCGCGGCCGGACTGGTCGGAGTGGCTCGGCAGACCGACTACGCGGCCAGCAAGTGGGCGGCCATCGGCTTCACCGAGTCGCTGCGCGGCGAGCTGGCCGGTACCGGAGTGGGCACCCTGATCGTGGCCCCGTTCTACATCGACACCGGCATGTTCGACGGAGTGAAGACCCGGTTCCCGGTGCTGCTGCCGATCCTCAAAGAGGCCGCGGCCGCCGGCAAGATCCTGGACGCCATCGAGCGCGGACGCCAGCAGCTGATCATGCCGCCGATGGTGCGCACTGTCCCCTGGCTACGAGTTCTGCCCGTCCGCGCGTTCGACGCCGTGGCCAACTTCTTCGGGATCAACCACTCGATGGACGAGTTCCGCGGCCGCCAGAGCTGA
- a CDS encoding succinic semialdehyde dehydrogenase: MSSEQLIVRRPFDASEYGVLSAAAPSDVIAAAARGRAAQPAWAALPVRERARVLSRLAEVILANRDRVLDTIQDETGKSRLSAFEEVLDAARAVRVFARQAPGLLRPTRRAGAIPVLTKTVEHHVPLGLVGIINPWNYPFNLPASDAAQALLAGNAVILKPDSQTPHCGLLLAELLADAGLPDGLFQVVTGAGSVLGPALVEAVDFLMFTGSTATGKVLAHACAERLIGFSAELGGKNPLLVLADANVPAAVAGTVRGAFANTGQVCVGIERVYVVAEVWDAFVAGLVAAVGELRIGAGHDWSIDVGSLSSAKQLATISAHVDDAVAKGATVLAGGRARPDLGPYFYEPTVLTDVTEEMTLCRDETFGPVVSLYRVADEAEAIARANDSVYGLNASVWSARRGEAVAAQLRAGTVNVNESYAAAWGSHAAPMGGFGESGMGRRHGSQGLLKYTEAQSVAVQRLHPIAPPRGFTNQRYADLMTKAIALLNKVN, translated from the coding sequence GTGTCCAGCGAACAGTTGATCGTCCGCCGTCCCTTCGACGCCAGTGAGTACGGCGTGCTGAGCGCAGCCGCCCCGTCCGACGTCATCGCCGCTGCCGCCCGCGGTCGCGCCGCCCAGCCGGCCTGGGCAGCCCTTCCGGTGCGGGAACGGGCTCGGGTGTTGAGCCGGCTGGCCGAGGTGATCCTGGCCAACCGCGACCGGGTCCTGGACACCATTCAGGACGAGACCGGCAAGTCGCGACTGAGCGCCTTCGAAGAGGTGCTGGACGCCGCCCGCGCCGTCCGAGTGTTCGCCCGACAAGCACCGGGACTGCTGCGTCCGACCCGGAGAGCCGGCGCCATTCCGGTCCTGACCAAGACCGTCGAGCATCACGTCCCGCTCGGCCTGGTCGGAATCATCAACCCGTGGAACTACCCGTTCAACCTGCCGGCCTCGGACGCCGCGCAGGCCCTGCTGGCCGGCAACGCCGTGATCCTCAAGCCTGACTCCCAGACTCCGCACTGCGGCCTGCTGCTGGCTGAGCTGCTCGCCGACGCCGGCCTGCCGGACGGGCTGTTCCAGGTGGTCACCGGAGCCGGCTCGGTGCTCGGTCCGGCCCTAGTCGAGGCGGTCGACTTCTTGATGTTCACCGGTTCCACGGCCACCGGGAAGGTGCTGGCTCATGCCTGTGCCGAGCGGCTGATCGGCTTCTCTGCCGAATTGGGTGGCAAGAACCCGCTGCTGGTCCTGGCCGATGCGAACGTGCCCGCCGCCGTGGCCGGCACCGTCCGTGGCGCCTTCGCGAACACCGGCCAGGTGTGCGTGGGAATCGAGCGGGTCTACGTGGTCGCCGAGGTGTGGGACGCCTTCGTGGCCGGCCTGGTCGCGGCCGTCGGAGAGCTTCGGATCGGGGCTGGGCACGACTGGAGCATCGATGTCGGCTCGCTGTCCTCGGCCAAGCAGCTGGCCACGATCAGCGCCCACGTGGACGATGCCGTGGCCAAGGGCGCCACCGTGTTGGCCGGCGGGCGGGCTCGTCCGGACCTCGGCCCCTACTTCTACGAGCCCACCGTGCTGACCGATGTCACCGAAGAAATGACGCTGTGCCGGGACGAGACCTTCGGGCCGGTGGTCTCGCTGTACCGGGTGGCGGACGAGGCCGAGGCCATCGCCCGGGCCAACGACTCGGTCTACGGCCTGAACGCTTCGGTCTGGTCGGCCCGACGCGGCGAGGCGGTGGCCGCCCAGCTGCGGGCCGGCACCGTCAACGTCAACGAGAGTTACGCCGCAGCCTGGGGTTCGCACGCCGCTCCCATGGGCGGGTTCGGCGAGTCCGGGATGGGCCGACGGCACGGAAGCCAGGGGCTGCTGAAGTACACCGAGGCGCAGAGTGTGGCCGTCCAGCGGCTGCACCCGATCGCTCCGCCGCGCGGGTTCACCAACCAGCGCTACGCCGACCTGATGACCAAGGCCATCGCCCTGCTGAACAAGGTGAACTGA
- the purF gene encoding amidophosphoribosyltransferase encodes MLSPGDDFSDEPGPRDACGVFGVWAPGEDVAKLTYFGLYALQHRGQESAGMAVSNGERIMVFKDMGLVSQVFNEATLNSLKGHLAVGHCRYSTTGASTWSNAQPTFRGTETGGMALAHNGNLTNTDELETWLAGKIAESDVPRKNRMDSTSDTALVSALLSVYSGDGLRSAAMQVLPRLDGAFCLVFSNEKTLFAARDPQGIHPLVLGRLEHGWVVASETAALDIIGATLIREVEPGELIWIDEAGLNSTRFAEADPKGCLFEYVYLARPDTLISGRRVHAARVEIGRTLALECPADADLVIPTPESGTPSAIGYAEASGIPFGLGLVKNSYVGRTFIQPSQTIRQLGIRLKLNPIRDVIEGKRLVVVDDSIVRGNTQRALVKMLREAGAAEVHVRISSPPVQWPCFYGIDFATRAELIAPGLSTDEICRSIGADSLGYISLEGLTASTGVSGRRLCRACFDGNYPVPIPADRAEQMGLEQKFGC; translated from the coding sequence GTGCTGAGCCCGGGTGACGACTTTTCCGACGAGCCCGGTCCGAGGGACGCCTGTGGCGTCTTCGGCGTGTGGGCCCCTGGCGAGGACGTCGCCAAACTCACCTATTTCGGGCTCTATGCCCTGCAGCACCGCGGCCAGGAGTCTGCCGGCATGGCGGTCAGCAACGGTGAGCGGATCATGGTCTTCAAGGACATGGGCCTGGTCTCCCAGGTCTTCAACGAAGCCACCCTCAACTCCCTCAAGGGCCATCTGGCCGTGGGGCACTGCCGTTACTCCACCACCGGTGCGAGCACGTGGAGCAATGCCCAGCCGACCTTCCGCGGCACCGAGACCGGCGGAATGGCCCTGGCTCACAACGGCAACCTGACCAACACTGATGAGCTGGAGACCTGGCTGGCCGGCAAGATCGCCGAGTCGGACGTCCCCCGCAAGAACCGGATGGACTCCACCTCCGACACCGCTCTGGTCTCCGCACTGCTCTCGGTCTACTCCGGGGACGGCCTGCGCTCGGCGGCCATGCAGGTGCTGCCCCGGCTGGACGGGGCGTTCTGCCTGGTCTTCAGCAACGAGAAGACCCTGTTCGCGGCCCGCGACCCGCAGGGCATCCATCCGCTGGTGCTCGGACGCCTGGAGCACGGGTGGGTGGTGGCCAGTGAGACCGCGGCCCTGGACATCATCGGGGCCACCCTGATCCGCGAAGTGGAGCCTGGCGAGCTGATCTGGATCGACGAGGCCGGGCTGAACAGCACCCGCTTCGCTGAGGCCGATCCCAAGGGCTGCCTGTTCGAGTATGTCTATCTGGCCAGGCCGGACACCCTGATCTCGGGGCGTCGGGTGCACGCCGCCCGGGTCGAGATCGGACGGACGTTGGCCCTGGAGTGCCCGGCCGACGCCGACCTGGTGATCCCGACTCCGGAGTCCGGCACCCCATCGGCGATCGGCTACGCGGAGGCGTCCGGGATCCCGTTCGGGCTGGGCCTGGTCAAGAACTCCTATGTGGGGCGGACGTTCATTCAGCCGTCCCAGACCATCCGCCAGCTCGGCATCCGGCTCAAGCTGAACCCGATCCGGGACGTGATCGAGGGCAAGCGGCTGGTCGTGGTGGACGACTCGATCGTCCGCGGCAACACCCAGCGGGCGCTGGTCAAGATGCTGCGTGAGGCCGGAGCGGCCGAGGTGCACGTCCGGATCTCCTCACCGCCCGTGCAATGGCCGTGCTTCTACGGCATCGACTTCGCCACTCGGGCCGAGCTGATCGCGCCCGGGCTGAGCACCGACGAGATCTGCCGCTCGATCGGCGCCGATTCGCTGGGCTACATCTCGCTAGAGGGCCTGACTGCCTCCACCGGGGTATCCGGACGTCGGCTGTGCCGAGCCTGTTTCGACGGCAACTACCCGGTGCCGATCCCGGCCGACCGGGCCGAGCAGATGGGATTGGAGCAGAAGTTTGGCTGCTGA
- the purM gene encoding phosphoribosylformylglycinamidine cyclo-ligase produces the protein MAAENAYAAAGVDIAAGERAVELMKASVAASHRPEVLGGLGGFAGFFDASALAGYRRPVLATSTDGVGTKVAIARAMGVYDTIGYDLIGMLVDDLVVTGAEPLFVTDYIACGKVHPERIAAIVGGIAAACTAAGAALLGGETAEHPGLMDPEDFDVAGATTGVVEYDDILGAERVRPDDVVLALAASGLHSNGYSLVRHVLLDQAGWKLDREVEELGTSLGDALLTPTRVYAKELLALIRHVEVHSISHITGGGLANNLVRVIPDGIGIDLDRSTWTPPAVFSLVQQVGKLPLADVEATLNQGVGMALVLPESSVAKAIELSEAAGIHAWVAGAAVAEPGAPARVSLHGTHPGY, from the coding sequence TTGGCTGCTGAGAACGCCTATGCCGCGGCGGGAGTAGACATCGCCGCCGGCGAGCGTGCCGTGGAACTGATGAAGGCTTCGGTGGCTGCCAGCCACCGTCCCGAAGTGCTCGGCGGGCTGGGTGGTTTCGCCGGCTTCTTCGATGCGTCCGCCCTGGCCGGCTATCGGCGTCCGGTGCTGGCCACTTCGACCGACGGCGTCGGCACCAAGGTGGCCATCGCCCGGGCCATGGGAGTCTACGACACCATCGGCTACGACCTGATCGGCATGCTGGTGGACGACCTGGTGGTCACCGGCGCTGAGCCGCTGTTCGTCACCGACTACATCGCCTGCGGCAAGGTCCACCCCGAGCGGATCGCGGCCATCGTCGGCGGCATCGCCGCGGCGTGCACCGCGGCCGGTGCTGCCCTGCTGGGCGGTGAGACCGCCGAACACCCCGGCCTGATGGACCCCGAGGACTTCGACGTGGCCGGAGCGACCACCGGTGTGGTCGAGTACGACGACATCCTGGGTGCCGAGCGAGTCCGTCCGGACGACGTGGTGCTGGCTCTGGCCGCATCCGGCCTGCACTCCAACGGATACTCGCTGGTCCGCCACGTCCTGCTCGATCAGGCCGGCTGGAAGCTGGACCGTGAGGTGGAAGAACTTGGTACCAGTCTGGGCGACGCACTGCTCACCCCGACCCGGGTCTACGCCAAGGAACTGCTGGCTCTGATCCGCCACGTCGAGGTGCACTCGATCAGTCACATCACCGGCGGTGGCCTGGCCAACAACCTGGTCCGGGTGATTCCGGACGGGATCGGCATCGATCTGGATCGCTCGACCTGGACCCCACCGGCGGTCTTCTCGCTGGTGCAGCAGGTCGGCAAGCTGCCATTGGCCGATGTCGAAGCAACCTTGAACCAGGGTGTCGGGATGGCCTTGGTGCTGCCTGAGTCGTCGGTGGCGAAGGCCATCGAACTGTCCGAGGCAGCAGGCATCCACGCCTGGGTGGCCGGTGCTGCGGTGGCCGAGCCGGGTGCTCCGGCCCGGGTCAGCCTGCACGGAACCCACCCCGGCTACTGA
- a CDS encoding DUF3073 domain-containing protein translates to MGRGRAKAKQTKVARDLKYRSYSTDFTSLERELRGDPYDPEPVAEVEEAEEDDPYADLADRYADPGDVDTYRRIS, encoded by the coding sequence ATGGGGCGCGGCCGTGCAAAGGCGAAGCAGACGAAAGTCGCTCGCGATCTGAAATATCGTTCCTACTCCACCGACTTCACCTCCCTTGAGCGTGAGCTGCGCGGTGATCCCTACGATCCCGAGCCGGTGGCCGAGGTCGAAGAGGCGGAAGAGGACGACCCCTACGCCGATCTCGCTGATCGCTACGCCGATCCCGGCGACGTGGACACCTACCGTCGCATTAGCTGA
- a CDS encoding DUF4870 domain-containing protein: MTQTPSNGEPGADQTPDFNIGDPVAPQAPDSSVPPPYTQPSFGGSAPAAGDTTFASMAHWLSILISFIGPLIIWLTKGEQDKFVKDHAVEALNFNITLIIGYVISYILVAVSFGLLFFLPFLVWVVGLIFQIQGAIAANSGKTYKYPFALRLVK, from the coding sequence ATGACGCAGACACCGTCCAACGGCGAACCCGGCGCCGACCAGACCCCGGACTTCAATATCGGCGACCCGGTCGCCCCGCAAGCACCGGACTCCTCGGTGCCCCCTCCGTACACGCAGCCCAGCTTCGGTGGTTCCGCTCCGGCGGCCGGCGACACGACTTTCGCGTCGATGGCGCACTGGCTGAGCATTTTGATCAGCTTCATCGGCCCGCTGATCATTTGGCTGACCAAGGGCGAGCAGGACAAGTTCGTGAAGGATCACGCCGTCGAGGCGCTGAACTTCAACATCACGCTGATCATCGGCTACGTGATCTCCTACATCCTGGTGGCCGTGAGCTTCGGCTTGCTGTTCTTCCTTCCGTTCCTGGTGTGGGTTGTCGGCCTGATCTTCCAGATCCAGGGCGCGATCGCAGCCAACAGCGGCAAGACCTACAAGTACCCCTTCGCCCTTCGCCTGGTGAAGTGA
- the purL gene encoding phosphoribosylformylglycinamidine synthase: MTASAAFVLTSFGGGNALSPFRAKAVLQRLQGASRAITAVSARYVHWVASDAALDRETTQTVATLLRYGPAEGPAAEGSRTAIVVVAPRLGTLSPWASKATDIAHNCGVAVRRVERVIEYSLACTRALRSDEWEAAAALLHDRMTESAFADVEDSAVLFNEREAEPMAHVDVLGAGRDAIAEANVTFGLALSDHEIDYLVTAFTELKRNPTDVELMMFAQANSEHCRHKIFNADFVIDGTPAEHTLFGMIRHTEKVNGAGTVVAYRDNASVMAGGVISRWAPEAADGPSSYVHRDDEVHVLMKVETHNHPTAISPFPGAATGSGGEIRDEGATGRGSAPKAGLTGFAVSNLHLPGTNEPWEADDFGAPEHIASPLEIMTAGPLGAAAFNNEFGRPGLGGFFRVYEQTVAGVRRGYHKPIMSAGGLGAISASQTEKISYPAGSLLIQIGGPGMRIGMGGGAASSMAAGANAAELDFDSVQRGNPEIQRRCQEVINHCWSAGEDNPILSIHDVGAGGLSNAFPELVDGAGLGARFDLTAVPLEESGLAPKEIWSNESQERYVLAIAPESLERFAALCTRERCPFAVVGVARDDGQLVLAPSAEDAEDDDRPIDMPMEVLLGRPPKMTRDVRRVSWTSPALELDGVDLRAAAYAVLRHPSVASKRFLITIGDRSVGGLNHRDQMAGPWQVPVSDVAVTLSDYTGLAGQAMASGERMPLAAVNAPASGRMAVGEALTNLLAAPVELSTVKLSANWMAACGEDGEDAALYDTVAAVALELCPALGISIPVGKDSLSMRTRWTDADGTAKQVTSPVSLVVSAFASLPSVAGTWTPVLGEDSALVLVDLGAGANRLGGSMLAQVSGQFGDVVPDLDDPSRLVALAAALTELRASGLVQAYHDRSDGGLWAAVCEMGFASASGLLVDVPSVEALFAEELGVVLGIAPENEAAVLAILAKHGLGELSSLVGCTLPGRRVRVDVAGEVLLDEDLRDLAQAWDEVSWRIAALRDNPECADAEHAAFGADVPGLVVAPSFDPTHDIAAPYISTGARPKVAILREQGVNSHVETAHAFAAAGFDAIDVHMTDLQAGRFDLADVVGLVAGGGFSYGDTLGAGEGWARSVLFNPALTEAFATFFNRPDTFGLGICNGCQMFAALADLIPGAAAWPMFTRNRSEQFEGRLVQVEVAASPSIFFAGMAGSRIPVAVAHGEGFADFSVRGDAGQVHRALAFVGPDGKPTEAYPYNPNGSPAGLTGVTTPDGRFTALMPHPERVARNAQLSWTSAPVDEPSPWLRMFRNARVWIG; this comes from the coding sequence ATGACCGCGTCCGCCGCGTTCGTTCTGACTAGCTTCGGGGGCGGCAATGCGCTGTCGCCGTTCCGCGCCAAGGCCGTCCTCCAGCGGCTGCAGGGGGCCAGCAGGGCGATCACCGCTGTCAGCGCCCGGTACGTGCATTGGGTGGCCAGCGACGCAGCCCTCGATCGGGAGACCACTCAGACCGTGGCCACGCTGTTGCGCTACGGTCCGGCCGAGGGCCCGGCCGCCGAGGGCAGCAGGACCGCGATCGTGGTGGTGGCACCGCGACTCGGCACGTTGTCGCCATGGGCGTCCAAGGCCACCGACATCGCCCACAACTGCGGGGTTGCAGTACGCCGGGTCGAGCGCGTGATCGAGTACTCCCTGGCCTGCACCCGCGCCCTGCGCTCCGACGAGTGGGAGGCCGCGGCCGCTCTGCTGCACGACCGGATGACCGAGTCGGCCTTCGCCGACGTCGAGGATTCGGCGGTGCTGTTCAACGAGCGCGAAGCCGAGCCCATGGCGCACGTGGACGTCCTGGGCGCCGGCCGGGACGCGATCGCCGAAGCCAACGTCACCTTCGGTCTGGCGCTGAGCGACCACGAGATCGACTACCTGGTCACCGCGTTCACCGAGCTCAAGCGCAATCCCACCGACGTCGAGCTCATGATGTTCGCCCAGGCGAACTCCGAGCACTGCCGACACAAGATCTTCAACGCCGACTTCGTGATCGACGGCACCCCGGCCGAGCACACCTTGTTCGGCATGATCCGCCACACCGAGAAGGTCAACGGGGCCGGCACCGTAGTCGCCTACCGCGACAACGCCTCGGTGATGGCCGGCGGCGTGATCAGCCGCTGGGCCCCCGAAGCCGCGGACGGGCCGAGCAGCTACGTCCATCGCGACGACGAAGTGCATGTGCTGATGAAGGTGGAGACCCACAACCACCCGACCGCGATCAGCCCCTTCCCGGGCGCGGCCACCGGTTCCGGCGGCGAGATCCGCGACGAGGGCGCCACCGGACGCGGCTCGGCCCCGAAGGCCGGCCTGACCGGCTTCGCGGTCTCGAACCTGCACCTGCCCGGCACCAACGAGCCGTGGGAGGCCGACGACTTCGGCGCCCCGGAGCACATCGCCTCGCCGCTGGAGATCATGACCGCCGGCCCGCTGGGCGCGGCGGCGTTCAACAACGAGTTCGGACGTCCGGGCCTGGGCGGCTTCTTCCGGGTCTACGAGCAGACCGTGGCCGGGGTGCGCCGCGGCTACCACAAGCCGATCATGAGCGCTGGCGGCCTGGGCGCCATCAGCGCTAGCCAGACCGAGAAGATCAGCTACCCGGCCGGGTCACTGCTGATCCAGATCGGCGGTCCGGGGATGCGGATCGGCATGGGCGGTGGCGCGGCCTCGTCCATGGCGGCCGGAGCCAATGCCGCCGAACTCGACTTCGACTCGGTGCAGCGCGGCAATCCGGAGATTCAGCGGCGCTGCCAGGAAGTGATCAATCACTGCTGGAGCGCAGGCGAGGACAACCCGATCCTGTCGATCCACGATGTCGGCGCCGGCGGACTGTCGAACGCCTTCCCCGAGCTGGTGGACGGGGCCGGCCTGGGCGCCCGCTTCGACCTGACCGCGGTGCCGCTGGAGGAGTCCGGCCTGGCCCCCAAGGAGATCTGGAGCAACGAGAGCCAGGAGCGCTACGTGCTGGCCATCGCCCCGGAGTCGCTGGAGCGGTTCGCCGCGCTGTGCACCCGGGAGCGCTGCCCGTTCGCCGTGGTCGGGGTGGCTCGCGACGACGGCCAGCTGGTGTTGGCACCGTCGGCTGAGGACGCCGAGGACGATGACCGTCCGATCGACATGCCCATGGAGGTGCTGCTCGGACGTCCGCCGAAGATGACCCGCGACGTGCGCCGGGTCTCCTGGACGTCCCCGGCGCTTGAGCTGGACGGCGTCGATCTGCGGGCGGCCGCCTATGCGGTGCTGCGGCACCCGAGCGTGGCGTCCAAGCGCTTCCTGATCACCATCGGCGACCGCTCGGTGGGCGGGCTGAACCACCGCGACCAGATGGCCGGGCCCTGGCAGGTGCCGGTGTCCGACGTGGCCGTGACGCTGTCGGACTACACCGGCCTGGCCGGTCAGGCCATGGCCTCGGGCGAGCGGATGCCGCTGGCTGCAGTGAACGCCCCGGCTTCGGGACGGATGGCGGTCGGCGAGGCACTGACCAACCTGCTGGCCGCTCCGGTGGAGCTGTCCACGGTGAAGCTGTCGGCCAACTGGATGGCCGCCTGCGGTGAGGACGGCGAGGACGCCGCCCTGTACGACACCGTGGCCGCCGTTGCCCTCGAGTTGTGCCCGGCACTAGGGATTTCGATTCCGGTCGGCAAGGATTCGCTGTCGATGCGGACTCGCTGGACCGACGCCGACGGCACTGCCAAGCAGGTCACCTCGCCGGTGTCGCTGGTGGTCTCGGCGTTCGCCTCGCTGCCTTCGGTCGCCGGCACCTGGACCCCGGTGCTGGGCGAGGATTCCGCGCTGGTGCTGGTCGATCTGGGGGCCGGGGCCAACCGGCTCGGCGGCTCGATGCTGGCCCAGGTCAGCGGCCAGTTCGGCGATGTCGTTCCCGATCTGGACGACCCGTCCCGGCTGGTGGCGCTGGCTGCGGCGCTGACCGAGCTGCGGGCGTCCGGCCTGGTGCAGGCCTACCACGACCGTTCGGACGGCGGCCTGTGGGCCGCGGTCTGCGAAATGGGCTTCGCGAGTGCGTCCGGCTTGCTGGTGGACGTGCCCAGCGTCGAGGCGCTGTTCGCCGAGGAGCTCGGTGTGGTGCTCGGCATCGCGCCCGAGAACGAAGCTGCCGTGCTGGCGATCTTGGCAAAGCATGGCCTGGGCGAGCTCAGCTCGCTGGTCGGCTGCACGCTGCCCGGACGCCGGGTGCGGGTGGACGTGGCCGGCGAGGTGCTGCTGGACGAGGACCTGCGCGACCTGGCCCAGGCTTGGGACGAGGTGTCCTGGCGGATCGCCGCCCTGCGCGACAACCCCGAATGCGCCGACGCCGAACATGCCGCTTTCGGCGCGGACGTCCCCGGCTTGGTGGTGGCGCCGAGCTTCGACCCGACCCACGACATCGCCGCGCCGTACATCTCGACCGGGGCGCGGCCGAAGGTGGCGATCCTGCGTGAGCAGGGCGTGAACAGCCACGTCGAGACCGCGCATGCCTTCGCCGCGGCCGGTTTCGACGCGATCGACGTGCACATGACCGACCTGCAGGCCGGACGTTTCGACCTGGCCGACGTGGTCGGCCTGGTAGCCGGCGGCGGTTTCTCCTACGGCGACACCCTGGGCGCCGGCGAGGGCTGGGCCCGCTCCGTGCTGTTCAACCCGGCCCTGACGGAGGCTTTCGCGACGTTCTTCAACCGTCCGGACACCTTCGGACTGGGCATCTGCAATGGCTGCCAGATGTTCGCCGCGCTGGCCGATCTGATTCCCGGCGCTGCGGCGTGGCCGATGTTCACCCGCAACCGCTCCGAGCAGTTCGAGGGACGGCTGGTCCAGGTCGAGGTGGCAGCGAGCCCGTCCATCTTCTTCGCCGGAATGGCCGGCAGCCGGATTCCGGTGGCGGTGGCCCACGGCGAAGGCTTCGCCGACTTCTCCGTCCGCGGCGATGCGGGCCAGGTGCATCGCGCGCTGGCCTTCGTCGGCCCCGACGGCAAGCCCACCGAGGCCTACCCGTACAACCCGAACGGCTCCCCGGCCGGCCTGACCGGCGTCACGACCCCGGACGGCCGCTTCACGGCCCTGATGCCGCACCCCGAGCGCGTCGCCCGCAACGCCCAGCTCTCCTGGACGTCCGCTCCCGTGGACGAGCCCAGCCCCTGGCTTCGGATGTTCCGCAACGCGCGCGTCTGGATCGGCTGA